The following are encoded in a window of Halorarum salinum genomic DNA:
- a CDS encoding caspase family protein, translated as MSDTRGDAARAVSLVPAEGPADYEVDDRIEEVNLPFRLGGGSTCPTRVSDEELFPTPVDGCWRFTAPSVTPLCTADVYVRTPENRVVATATADGSARVPSGPHVLELSTAPVKTYLALDGPALVSYGDRYPTVTSDGGPATVTLGARSRHGTPAGTVTVTDDPADVAAGLSTFGSALATTSPERSFPTLRGHPPLLRVGEEFELPPLVERAENGVKLGLPFEYGPLFSAAPVAYYLGANVVESERPYLSAGGTRHRLPDEREELALELGRLLAHTFTLDCATRACPAGLYDVDLHLHESLTDRLDPPWEEWYEADLAERTAAYLEVPRSATEGAVDWPQTTDVKPVAANAAILPFLAGDLSKVRSPPPTPTVPDRDDAGPLAEFVRNDRAAPVTRSADDASPRPDSTRSPTQNVTAEGDAIVSPRPAGSTSLAWVGPGFPMRAAKPTVDAYRRRLDRTLSADLTIDVTVVCNDGRMAGEADDVYGFRDHVAFDVVQAVDLSVAELAELLRDDHDFLHYIGHVDERGVECSDSFLDLRRLDGTGVEAFLLNACTSYQQGMALVEAGALGGVVSLTELPNSLATRVGRDLARLFDAGFPLDAALDVVARGPFAGSAYTIVGDPRVQLCQCATGAPIVAEITDTEPDAFHIRPVYYPTRSFGLGTMANPHYEASNRQYVASGVRANSRSELDTFRSFLELARIPLAIENEIHWTDEMSVSDVRSLTDQQ; from the coding sequence GTGAGCGATACACGAGGCGACGCCGCACGGGCAGTGTCGCTCGTCCCGGCCGAGGGGCCCGCCGACTACGAGGTGGACGACCGAATCGAGGAGGTCAACCTCCCGTTTCGGCTCGGCGGCGGGAGCACCTGCCCGACCCGAGTGTCCGACGAGGAGCTGTTCCCCACGCCGGTGGACGGCTGCTGGCGGTTCACCGCCCCGTCGGTCACCCCGCTCTGTACCGCCGACGTGTACGTCAGAACCCCGGAGAACCGGGTGGTCGCGACGGCGACGGCGGACGGCTCCGCGCGCGTCCCCTCCGGTCCCCACGTGCTCGAACTCTCCACGGCGCCGGTGAAGACGTACCTCGCGCTCGACGGGCCGGCGCTGGTCAGCTACGGGGACAGATACCCGACGGTGACGTCCGACGGCGGTCCCGCCACGGTCACGCTCGGCGCGCGCTCGCGCCACGGGACGCCCGCCGGGACGGTGACCGTGACCGACGACCCGGCCGACGTCGCCGCCGGGCTCTCGACGTTCGGGTCGGCGCTCGCGACGACCTCCCCCGAGCGGTCGTTCCCGACGCTGCGGGGCCACCCCCCGCTCCTCCGGGTCGGCGAGGAGTTCGAGCTGCCGCCGCTCGTCGAGCGCGCCGAGAACGGGGTGAAGCTGGGCCTGCCGTTCGAGTACGGGCCCCTGTTCTCGGCCGCGCCGGTCGCCTACTACCTCGGGGCGAACGTCGTCGAGAGCGAGCGGCCGTACCTCTCGGCCGGCGGCACCCGGCACCGCCTCCCCGACGAGCGGGAGGAGCTCGCGCTCGAACTCGGACGGCTGCTCGCGCACACGTTCACGCTCGACTGTGCGACGCGAGCCTGTCCGGCCGGGCTGTACGACGTCGACCTCCACCTGCACGAGTCGCTCACCGACCGGCTCGACCCGCCGTGGGAGGAGTGGTACGAGGCGGACCTCGCCGAGCGAACGGCGGCGTACCTCGAGGTCCCACGGAGCGCGACCGAGGGCGCCGTCGACTGGCCACAGACCACCGACGTGAAGCCGGTCGCCGCGAACGCGGCGATCCTCCCGTTCCTCGCGGGCGACCTCTCGAAGGTCCGGTCGCCGCCTCCGACGCCGACCGTCCCCGACCGGGACGACGCCGGGCCGCTCGCCGAGTTCGTCCGAAACGACCGGGCGGCGCCGGTCACGCGGAGCGCCGACGACGCGTCCCCCCGGCCCGACTCGACCCGGAGCCCGACCCAGAACGTCACCGCCGAGGGGGACGCGATCGTCTCCCCCCGCCCCGCCGGGAGCACCTCGCTCGCGTGGGTCGGTCCGGGCTTCCCGATGCGCGCGGCGAAGCCGACCGTCGACGCCTACCGTCGACGGCTCGACCGAACGCTATCGGCGGATCTCACCATCGACGTCACGGTCGTCTGCAACGACGGCCGGATGGCGGGTGAGGCCGACGACGTGTACGGGTTCAGGGACCACGTCGCGTTCGACGTCGTCCAGGCCGTGGACCTGAGCGTGGCAGAGCTGGCCGAACTGCTCCGGGACGACCACGACTTCCTCCACTACATCGGCCACGTGGACGAGCGCGGCGTCGAGTGTTCGGACAGCTTCCTCGACCTCCGGCGCCTGGACGGGACGGGCGTCGAGGCGTTCCTGCTGAACGCCTGCACCTCCTACCAGCAGGGGATGGCGCTCGTCGAGGCCGGCGCGCTCGGCGGCGTCGTCTCGCTCACGGAGCTCCCGAACTCGCTGGCGACGCGGGTGGGCCGCGACCTCGCCCGCCTGTTCGACGCGGGGTTCCCGCTGGACGCGGCGCTGGACGTCGTGGCTCGCGGGCCGTTCGCGGGGAGCGCGTACACCATCGTCGGCGACCCGCGGGTACAGCTGTGTCAGTGCGCGACGGGCGCACCCATCGTCGCCGAAATCACGGACACGGAACCGGACGCGTTCCACATCCGCCCCGTGTACTATCCGACCCGCTCGTTCGGGCTAGGAACGATGGCCAATCCCCACTACGAGGCGTCGAACAGGCAGTACGTTGCCTCGGGGGTCCGTGCGAACTCCAGGTCGGAGCTGGATACCTTCCGCTCGTTCCTGGAACTAGCACGGATCCCGCTGGCTATCGAGAACGAAATCCACTGGACCGACGAAATGAGCGTCTCGGACGTGCGATCGCTTACGGACCAGCAGTAG
- a CDS encoding DUF7504 family protein → MNRGRADTPGAEASGPRTRGADPSLRAALDTLDGGCGMLVTGDVPTDAHRVAATRYFGDPSNPRRRVLGLTHDTPRPNAWLPGSVSADSGGTAIVRRDDTLRSAGASGGSPASDGGLAPSGPVDDGFGRRFLDAIDEVSVDGGDEMTLRVGLYRVDGLRATLGESGAGDVLREAAATTRDRGGMAHFHLPRRPVDGEPRSDPLVDGIATQLGEVLDVVVELRLRDRAVLPEERWHIHGWGTTDWYPLG, encoded by the coding sequence ATGAATCGAGGACGCGCCGACACGCCCGGCGCCGAGGCGTCCGGCCCCCGAACGCGCGGAGCCGACCCGTCGCTCCGGGCGGCGCTCGACACCCTCGACGGGGGGTGTGGCATGCTCGTCACGGGCGACGTCCCGACGGACGCCCACCGGGTCGCGGCGACGCGATACTTCGGCGATCCGTCGAACCCGCGCCGTCGCGTCCTCGGGCTGACACACGACACGCCGCGACCGAACGCCTGGCTCCCGGGGAGCGTCTCCGCCGACAGCGGGGGGACGGCGATCGTCCGCAGGGACGACACGCTCCGAAGCGCTGGGGCGTCCGGCGGGTCGCCCGCGAGCGACGGCGGCCTCGCGCCGTCCGGCCCCGTCGACGACGGGTTCGGACGGCGCTTCCTCGACGCCATCGACGAGGTCAGCGTCGACGGCGGCGACGAGATGACGCTCCGCGTCGGGCTGTACCGCGTCGACGGCCTCCGCGCGACGCTCGGCGAGTCGGGCGCGGGGGACGTCCTCAGGGAGGCGGCCGCGACCACGCGCGACCGGGGCGGGATGGCCCACTTCCACCTGCCCAGACGCCCCGTTGACGGGGAGCCGCGGTCGGACCCCCTCGTCGACGGGATCGCGACCCAGCTCGGGGAGGTCCTCGACGTCGTCGTCGAGCTCCGGCTCCGCGACCGGGCGGTGCTGCCCGAGGAGCGGTGGCACATCCACGGGTGGGGGACGACCGACTGGTATCCGCTCGGGTGA
- a CDS encoding CDP-alcohol phosphatidyltransferase family protein, with the protein MTLDRFRHVADRGLSPFVRAADALGLSPDGVSVVAFACAVAAGVAFGLAEPAWYVAGSALVFLNGWLDLVDGALARERGVASAGGDFLDHVLDRYADIAVLVGLAAGIDAYALGLAAVTGVLMTSYLGTQIQAVGIGREYGGLLGRADRLALVGVAGLLAAAVPGPLVAGYGVVSLLLWLFAVVGHATALQRFRGAWADLA; encoded by the coding sequence ATGACGCTCGACCGGTTCCGCCACGTCGCCGACCGCGGGCTCTCGCCGTTCGTCCGGGCGGCCGACGCGCTCGGACTCTCGCCGGACGGCGTCAGCGTCGTCGCGTTCGCCTGTGCGGTCGCCGCCGGGGTCGCGTTCGGCCTCGCCGAGCCCGCCTGGTACGTCGCCGGCTCGGCGCTCGTGTTCCTCAACGGCTGGCTCGACCTCGTCGACGGGGCGCTGGCCCGGGAACGGGGGGTCGCCTCCGCGGGCGGCGACTTCCTCGACCACGTGCTCGACCGCTACGCGGACATCGCCGTGCTCGTCGGGCTCGCGGCCGGCATCGACGCGTACGCGCTCGGGCTCGCCGCCGTGACCGGGGTGCTGATGACCTCGTATCTCGGCACGCAGATCCAGGCCGTCGGGATCGGCCGCGAGTACGGGGGGCTGCTCGGGCGGGCGGACCGACTCGCGCTCGTCGGCGTCGCCGGGCTCCTCGCGGCCGCGGTTCCCGGGCCGCTCGTCGCCGGGTACGGGGTCGTGTCGCTCCTGCTCTGGCTGTTCGCCGTGGTCGGACACGCCACCGCGCTCCAGCGGTTCCGGGGCGCGTGGGCCGACCTCGCGTGA
- a CDS encoding adenylate kinase family protein has product MRLAVTGTPGTGKTSATEALDRPVVHLNDVVREEGLWSERDEDRDTLVVDLDACREHLGDWDGVLESHLAHRFEADRVAVLRCRPDELESRLLDRGEPAAKAAENRESEALDVILGEAVAAHGPENVYEIDTTDLTPDEVAAELAAVAAGERDPSAGEVDFLEYR; this is encoded by the coding sequence GTGAGGCTCGCGGTCACCGGGACGCCGGGAACCGGGAAGACGAGCGCGACCGAGGCGCTCGACCGGCCCGTCGTCCACCTGAACGACGTCGTCCGCGAGGAGGGCCTGTGGAGCGAACGGGACGAGGACCGCGACACGCTCGTCGTCGACCTCGACGCCTGCCGGGAGCACCTCGGCGACTGGGACGGCGTGCTGGAGTCCCACCTCGCCCACCGCTTCGAGGCCGATCGGGTCGCCGTCCTCCGGTGCCGGCCGGACGAACTCGAGTCCCGGCTGCTCGACCGCGGCGAACCGGCCGCGAAGGCCGCGGAGAACCGCGAGAGCGAGGCGCTCGACGTGATACTCGGCGAGGCCGTTGCCGCGCACGGCCCGGAGAACGTCTACGAGATCGACACGACCGACCTGACGCCCGACGAGGTCGCGGCCGAACTGGCCGCCGTCGCCGCCGGCGAGCGCGACCCCTCGGCGGGCGAGGTCGATTTCCTCGAGTACCGATGA
- the hisC gene encoding histidinol-phosphate transaminase: MRPRDLSANAPYVPGRGIEEVARDLGMDPGELVKLSSNENPHGPSPKAVAAVRDAADDVSVYPKAAHTDLAEELAERWGVAPEQVWVTPGADGALDYLARAMLDPGDRVLVPEPGFSYYAMSARYHHGSAASYPLTKDDGFAQAAETVLDAYDGERMVHVTTPHNPTGSELPREELLALLSGVDEHTLVVVDEAYAEFSTSPTAVDLLGEHDNLAVTRTFSKAYGLAGLRVGYALVPPEWADAYSRVNTPFAASAVGLAAALAALDDGEHVERSVESAQWAREYMEKGLDAHTFDSAGNFVLAEVGDGTAVTERARERGVIVRDTSSFGLPGCVRVSCGTESETRRAVETLNEVLAELDPDLESDPEAEA; this comes from the coding sequence ATGCGACCGCGAGACCTCTCCGCGAACGCCCCGTACGTGCCCGGTCGGGGGATCGAGGAGGTGGCCCGCGACCTGGGGATGGACCCCGGCGAGCTGGTGAAGCTCTCCTCGAACGAGAACCCGCACGGCCCCTCGCCGAAGGCCGTGGCGGCGGTCCGGGACGCGGCGGACGACGTGAGCGTCTACCCGAAGGCGGCCCACACGGACCTCGCCGAGGAACTGGCCGAGCGCTGGGGGGTGGCCCCCGAGCAGGTGTGGGTGACCCCCGGCGCGGACGGCGCGCTCGACTACCTCGCGCGCGCCATGCTCGACCCGGGCGATCGGGTACTGGTGCCCGAACCGGGGTTCTCCTACTACGCGATGAGCGCGCGGTACCACCACGGGAGCGCCGCCAGCTACCCCCTCACGAAGGACGACGGGTTCGCACAGGCCGCCGAGACCGTCCTCGACGCCTACGACGGCGAGCGGATGGTCCACGTGACGACGCCGCACAACCCCACGGGCTCGGAACTCCCGCGCGAGGAACTGCTCGCGCTGCTCTCGGGCGTGGACGAGCACACCCTCGTCGTGGTCGACGAGGCGTACGCCGAGTTCTCGACCTCGCCGACGGCGGTCGACCTGCTGGGCGAGCACGACAACCTCGCAGTCACGCGGACGTTCTCGAAGGCGTACGGCCTCGCCGGCCTCCGGGTCGGCTACGCGCTCGTCCCCCCCGAGTGGGCGGACGCGTACTCGCGGGTGAACACTCCGTTCGCCGCCAGCGCCGTCGGACTGGCGGCCGCGCTGGCCGCACTCGACGACGGGGAACACGTCGAGCGATCCGTCGAGTCCGCCCAATGGGCCCGCGAGTACATGGAGAAGGGCCTCGACGCCCACACCTTCGACAGCGCCGGCAACTTCGTGCTCGCGGAGGTCGGCGACGGGACGGCGGTCACGGAGCGCGCGCGGGAGCGGGGCGTCATCGTCCGGGACACCTCGTCGTTCGGGCTCCCGGGCTGTGTGCGGGTCTCCTGCGGGACCGAGTCGGAGACGAGGCGCGCGGTCGAGACGCTGAACGAGGTACTCGCCGAACTCGACCCGGACCTGGAGTCGGACCCGGAGGCGGAAGCGTGA